A genomic window from Pseudocalidococcus azoricus BACA0444 includes:
- a CDS encoding amino acid ABC transporter permease, which produces MPIVSQALALAVFGGLLYFFWDNLSSNLQRLNLTPGFGFLNFQASFSIGESIISYRPTQSYWRALLVGLLNSLRVIGASLVLATVIGLAVGIGRWAQNWLVRQLAFIYVEILRNTPLLLQLFFWYFAIFLSQGNKSSNWGLFQLSQQGIELPFSLVLSPEFSALWLGLAIYTSTFIAEIVRGGIQSVPKGQWEAAHSLGLPSLVTLWLVIIPQAMRAIIPPLGNQYLNLAKNSSLAIAVGYPDLYAVASTTYNQTGRALEVMALIMASYLSLSLIIAAVVNYLNRRMQLVSH; this is translated from the coding sequence ATGCCTATCGTATCCCAGGCCTTGGCGTTGGCTGTTTTTGGGGGACTCTTATATTTCTTTTGGGATAACCTGAGTTCTAATCTTCAGCGACTCAATTTGACTCCAGGGTTTGGCTTTCTCAATTTCCAGGCCAGCTTTTCGATTGGAGAAAGCATCATCAGCTATCGGCCGACCCAGAGCTATTGGCGGGCCTTATTAGTGGGCTTATTAAACTCGCTGCGAGTGATTGGAGCCAGCTTAGTTTTAGCGACAGTGATTGGTTTAGCGGTTGGCATTGGCCGATGGGCCCAAAATTGGTTAGTGCGTCAGTTAGCGTTTATTTATGTAGAAATTCTCCGAAATACGCCCTTATTATTGCAGCTATTTTTTTGGTATTTTGCAATTTTCTTAAGTCAAGGGAATAAATCAAGTAACTGGGGATTATTTCAGTTGAGCCAGCAAGGAATTGAGTTACCCTTTAGCCTTGTCCTGTCGCCCGAATTTTCAGCCCTGTGGTTAGGATTAGCTATTTATACAAGTACGTTTATTGCGGAAATTGTTCGGGGGGGAATTCAAAGTGTGCCCAAAGGTCAGTGGGAAGCTGCCCATTCCTTGGGGTTGCCGAGCCTTGTTACCCTCTGGTTGGTGATTATTCCCCAGGCCATGCGGGCAATTATTCCACCCTTGGGCAATCAATATTTGAACTTAGCGAAAAACTCGAGCTTGGCCATTGCGGTGGGCTATCCCGATCTCTATGCTGTCGCTTCCACAACTTATAACCAAACGGGGCGAGCCTTGGAGGTGATGGCGTTAATTATGGCTAGTTACTTGAGCTTGAGTTTAATCATTGCAGCAGTAGTTAATTATCTCAATCGCCGGATGCAGTTGGTAAGCCACTGA
- a CDS encoding tellurite resistance TerB family protein, which produces MDIYRPESAPSTPEMMAELKRLQTLIESAIADGYLSADEMARIKQQIAADGQVTFQELELYRQLVLDKITQGELARDFQP; this is translated from the coding sequence ATGGATATTTATCGCCCTGAATCTGCTCCCTCAACACCGGAAATGATGGCGGAACTCAAACGCCTACAAACCCTGATTGAAAGTGCCATCGCCGATGGGTATCTCTCTGCTGACGAGATGGCCCGCATTAAACAGCAAATTGCTGCGGACGGCCAAGTGACCTTTCAAGAGCTAGAACTCTATCGGCAGTTAGTTTTAGACAAAATTACCCAAGGGGAACTGGCACGGGACTTTCAACCCTAA
- a CDS encoding DUF6888 family protein has protein sequence MPTAEQAIRCVILCQCLTNTFTPIFVLRLDERTGNLFLLAGDNIEIKIYRNGLGRFL, from the coding sequence TTGCCCACAGCCGAACAAGCTATCAGATGCGTGATCCTCTGCCAGTGCTTGACCAACACGTTTACTCCCATTTTTGTTCTCCGCCTTGATGAGCGGACCGGGAATCTGTTTCTTTTGGCCGGGGATAACATAGAAATAAAGATTTACCGCAATGGTCTTGGGAGGTTTTTATGA
- a CDS encoding GTP-binding protein, which translates to MVGTGQDSSSENHELDLHQALQELEQYQADLNYHQAQASLHQLLERLDLAPQEAAELAETLDSLEEMLTKLQEGVVHIAVFGLVGRGKSSLLNALLGQDCFATGPIHGVTQTSSRAVWAGSAGLASGSSRVVLPGLGQSRVELIDTPGLDEVGGEARQVLAQGVAQQADLILFVISGDMTKLEHQALWELRQASKPILLVFNKVDQYPEADRQAIYAKIRDERVRDILTPNEIVMVAAAPLVPKLVHHPDGRITAELTPGPPQIEDLKLKILQVLQEEGKALVALNTLLFADGVNTQITARKMVIRDSQANQLIWKSATAKALAIALNPITMVDIVSSLVIDLTMIQALAKLYGLEMTREGATQLLQKIALTMGGISASELLANLGLSSLKGILGLAAPATGGASLVPYVSVAMTQAGIAGFSSYTIGQVSKEYLANGASWGVAGPKTVVRDILASLDQSEILGRLKLELQQRLRPSRA; encoded by the coding sequence ATGGTTGGCACAGGGCAGGATAGCTCTTCAGAAAATCATGAGTTGGACTTACATCAGGCTCTCCAGGAACTTGAGCAATACCAGGCCGACTTGAATTACCACCAGGCCCAGGCCTCGCTCCATCAACTTCTGGAACGGTTAGACTTGGCCCCCCAGGAAGCGGCGGAGTTGGCCGAAACCCTAGATAGCCTAGAAGAAATGCTCACTAAGCTCCAGGAAGGGGTTGTCCATATTGCCGTATTTGGCCTGGTGGGGCGGGGCAAGTCTTCTCTGCTCAATGCCTTATTAGGTCAAGATTGCTTTGCCACTGGGCCAATTCATGGGGTGACCCAAACCAGTTCCCGGGCAGTGTGGGCAGGATCAGCGGGATTGGCCTCTGGGAGTTCTCGGGTGGTGTTACCAGGCCTGGGACAGTCGCGGGTGGAATTGATTGATACCCCAGGCCTGGATGAGGTGGGCGGAGAAGCGCGCCAAGTCTTAGCGCAAGGGGTGGCCCAGCAAGCAGATTTAATTTTGTTTGTAATTTCTGGAGATATGACGAAACTGGAACACCAGGCCCTGTGGGAATTACGCCAAGCCAGCAAGCCAATCCTCTTAGTCTTTAATAAGGTGGATCAATACCCGGAAGCTGACCGCCAGGCCATCTATGCCAAAATTCGGGATGAGCGGGTTAGGGACATTCTGACTCCCAATGAAATTGTCATGGTGGCAGCGGCCCCCCTCGTCCCCAAATTGGTGCATCATCCCGATGGGCGGATCACGGCTGAGCTAACCCCTGGGCCACCCCAAATTGAAGACTTAAAACTAAAAATCTTGCAAGTTCTTCAAGAAGAAGGGAAAGCCCTCGTAGCCTTAAATACGCTCTTGTTTGCCGATGGAGTCAACACCCAAATTACGGCCCGGAAAATGGTGATCCGGGATAGCCAGGCCAATCAGTTGATTTGGAAAAGTGCCACCGCCAAGGCCCTAGCCATTGCCCTCAACCCGATCACAATGGTGGATATTGTCAGCAGCCTGGTGATTGATCTAACGATGATTCAAGCCTTGGCCAAACTCTATGGCCTGGAAATGACTCGGGAAGGAGCGACCCAACTCTTGCAAAAAATCGCCTTGACCATGGGGGGCATCAGTGCCAGTGAACTGTTAGCCAATCTCGGCCTGAGTTCCTTGAAAGGTATCTTAGGCTTGGCGGCCCCGGCCACTGGCGGCGCGTCGTTAGTCCCCTATGTTTCGGTGGCGATGACCCAGGCCGGGATAGCTGGCTTTTCCTCCTACACGATTGGGCAAGTAAGTAAGGAATACCTAGCCAATGGGGCATCTTGGGGAGTCGCTGGGCCAAAGACAGTCGTGCGGGACATTCTCGCGTCACTGGATCAGTCGGAAATCTTGGGCCGCCTCAAGTTAGAACTGCAACAACGTCTGCGCCCCAGCCGGGCCTGA
- a CDS encoding DUF6887 family protein, which translates to MIQPNFSTMSKRDLRAYVIAHPDDKAAFHTFVDRFTAEASPETFDIPKLSSEVEQVERLIQQKLKQLRAS; encoded by the coding sequence ATGATCCAACCTAACTTTAGTACTATGAGCAAACGAGATTTAAGGGCTTATGTCATTGCTCATCCTGATGATAAGGCTGCATTTCATACCTTTGTTGACCGATTCACGGCTGAAGCATCTCCTGAGACATTTGATATTCCAAAATTGAGTTCCGAGGTTGAACAAGTTGAAAGACTCATCCAGCAAAAACTAAAGCAACTGAGAGCAAGCTAG
- the nhaA gene encoding Na+/H+ antiporter NhaA produces the protein MENVQDKDHQTLLREPRLPIEPVNRLIEPLSRFLHVESASGIVLVLVTAVALLLANSSFSDSYLRFWQTSLSLSVGPWQMSYSLQHWVNDGLMAVFFFVIGLEVKRELVLGELKNLQAAIIPLVAALGGMVVPAALYLVLQWGEAGQRGWGMPMATDIAFVVGCLAILGSRVPKSLRVLLLTLAIVDDIGAILVIAIGYTDGLHLSALAWGFGGIGLIWLLLQIGVRSLPLYVLLGLGVWLGFHESGVHATIAGVILGVMTPAQAWISQGLLAEFVQKLGDVLQGNSGLLEDERQALVESVTVAAQESTSPVERLEAALHPWVGFGIMPLFALANAGIPIQGAGFRESIVIALVLGLTVGKPVGILLFSGVAVLLGWAKLPDDITWGILGASGILAGIGFTMSLFIAGLALTGALLDAAKLGILIASMVSAGLGMLLLVWLLPRPGQPSLTNTSLTTAE, from the coding sequence ATGGAGAATGTCCAGGACAAGGATCATCAAACCCTTTTGCGGGAGCCACGCTTGCCGATTGAACCAGTGAATCGCCTGATTGAGCCTTTATCCCGCTTTCTGCACGTTGAGTCTGCTAGTGGCATTGTTCTGGTTTTGGTGACGGCTGTTGCTTTGCTCTTGGCAAATTCCAGCTTTTCTGACTCCTATTTGCGCTTTTGGCAAACTTCCCTGAGTCTTTCTGTTGGCCCCTGGCAGATGAGCTATTCCCTCCAACATTGGGTTAATGATGGGCTGATGGCAGTCTTTTTCTTTGTCATTGGCCTGGAGGTGAAGCGAGAACTTGTTTTGGGGGAACTTAAAAATTTACAGGCAGCAATTATTCCCCTTGTGGCGGCTCTGGGGGGGATGGTGGTTCCGGCGGCCTTATATCTGGTCTTGCAATGGGGGGAAGCAGGACAACGGGGTTGGGGGATGCCGATGGCCACAGATATTGCCTTTGTTGTCGGTTGTTTGGCGATTTTGGGATCCCGGGTGCCGAAAAGTTTACGGGTGCTGCTCCTCACCCTGGCGATTGTGGATGACATTGGGGCAATTTTGGTGATTGCAATTGGCTATACCGATGGGCTGCACCTGAGTGCCTTGGCTTGGGGGTTTGGCGGTATTGGCTTGATCTGGTTGCTATTACAAATTGGTGTGCGCAGTTTGCCCCTTTATGTCCTGCTGGGCCTGGGGGTGTGGTTGGGGTTCCATGAGTCGGGTGTCCATGCCACAATTGCGGGGGTTATTTTGGGGGTGATGACACCGGCCCAGGCCTGGATCAGTCAGGGACTCTTGGCAGAGTTTGTCCAAAAATTAGGGGATGTTCTCCAGGGCAATAGTGGACTGTTGGAAGATGAACGCCAGGCCCTTGTGGAGTCTGTCACCGTGGCTGCCCAGGAATCTACCTCTCCGGTTGAACGTTTAGAAGCGGCCCTCCACCCTTGGGTTGGCTTTGGGATTATGCCCTTGTTTGCCTTGGCCAATGCGGGGATTCCAATTCAAGGGGCGGGTTTTAGGGAATCTATTGTCATTGCCTTGGTTCTCGGTCTTACTGTTGGGAAACCAGTGGGGATTCTGCTTTTTAGTGGGGTGGCGGTGTTGCTAGGGTGGGCCAAGTTGCCTGATGACATTACCTGGGGAATATTGGGGGCGAGTGGGATTTTGGCCGGGATTGGGTTTACGATGTCCTTGTTTATTGCTGGCCTGGCCTTGACTGGGGCTCTCTTAGATGCAGCTAAACTGGGGATTTTGATTGCTTCTATGGTGAGCGCAGGGTTAGGAATGCTGCTGTTGGTGTGGCTCCTCCCCAGGCCTGGGCAACCCTCACTCACTAATACATCATTGACAACCGCTGAGTAA
- a CDS encoding iron uptake porin yields MKKNYLLAGSLSLLGVIAGLSPAQAAADSLSNSGSAEVSTAKFDALLAAQPSDMAPAPVSLPAATPVIADNTNVTSVSQLMSVEDSMGQVTSVSQLSDVRPTDWAYQALASLVEKYGCIAGYPDGTFRGNRAATRYEMAAALNACLDVISDRFATKEDLAALRKLMDEFAAELATLRGRVDNLEARTAALEATQFSTTTKLSGLVTISGQYGSATSGPVVNAVTPNGPIGSLNPTVIAGVLLSLNTSFTGSDLLETTLSTGNGGLDTISQYNIGANSNLASGGPLNTQSYFNPGQYYWAGFGPGVALYRLAYTFKPVEDVSVTAAAQFYPSDIIDTNSWANSPAKDFGSYFFINNPFIVPYAMNFLGGAGAAIQWNPGEGGFTVRALYAAANAGLANPNAAAFNTSGGFGGDPYQASVEFEYAGNINSDGSNNYVVKAQYTNSRTFGVPANAGGINFEVNLGQFGIFGRGGIAGISDAAVTPLPGSQIGGVIIDPASGSLTVGTFMAGIGYKDLFIPGSTLAVAAGSPFINGGGSQQVNVEGFYRFPVSDNISITPIISAIINPNTSGGAGFNSNPAIVQGVVRTTFSF; encoded by the coding sequence GTGAAAAAGAATTACTTGTTGGCAGGTAGTTTGAGCCTCTTAGGGGTCATTGCTGGTCTAAGCCCTGCCCAAGCTGCCGCAGATTCGTTGAGCAATTCTGGTTCTGCTGAAGTTTCTACTGCTAAGTTTGATGCCTTATTAGCTGCTCAACCCAGCGATATGGCTCCAGCCCCCGTTTCGTTGCCTGCTGCTACCCCAGTCATTGCTGACAATACCAATGTTACCTCTGTCAGCCAATTGATGTCTGTGGAAGACTCCATGGGACAGGTCACTTCTGTTTCCCAATTATCTGATGTCCGTCCCACTGACTGGGCTTACCAAGCTTTAGCTTCCTTGGTTGAGAAGTACGGTTGTATCGCTGGTTATCCCGATGGCACGTTCCGGGGTAATCGGGCTGCCACTCGTTATGAAATGGCTGCCGCTTTGAATGCCTGCTTGGACGTGATTAGCGACCGCTTTGCCACCAAAGAAGACTTGGCTGCTCTCCGGAAATTAATGGATGAGTTTGCCGCTGAATTGGCCACTCTCCGGGGCCGGGTTGATAACCTCGAAGCTCGTACCGCCGCCCTAGAAGCCACCCAATTCTCCACCACCACCAAACTGTCTGGATTGGTGACCATTTCTGGTCAATATGGTAGTGCAACTTCTGGGCCTGTCGTTAATGCTGTTACTCCAAACGGACCTATTGGCTCCTTGAACCCAACTGTTATTGCTGGTGTCCTTCTCAGCTTAAACACTAGCTTTACGGGCTCTGACCTATTGGAAACAACATTAAGCACTGGTAATGGTGGTCTTGACACTATCAGCCAGTACAACATTGGTGCCAACAGTAACTTAGCCTCTGGTGGTCCCCTCAACACTCAATCCTACTTCAATCCTGGTCAATACTACTGGGCTGGTTTTGGCCCAGGTGTTGCTCTTTACCGTTTAGCCTATACCTTTAAGCCGGTTGAGGATGTCAGTGTGACCGCTGCCGCACAATTTTATCCTAGTGATATTATTGATACCAATAGCTGGGCTAACTCCCCTGCTAAGGACTTTGGTAGCTATTTCTTCATCAACAACCCCTTCATTGTTCCTTACGCCATGAACTTTTTGGGTGGGGCTGGTGCTGCGATTCAGTGGAACCCGGGTGAAGGTGGCTTTACTGTTCGCGCCCTCTATGCTGCTGCTAATGCTGGTCTTGCCAATCCTAATGCTGCAGCCTTCAATACCAGCGGTGGTTTTGGCGGTGATCCTTATCAAGCCTCTGTTGAATTTGAGTATGCTGGAAACATTAACAGCGATGGTTCCAACAACTATGTTGTGAAAGCTCAATACACCAATTCCCGTACCTTTGGTGTTCCTGCCAATGCTGGCGGTATCAACTTTGAGGTCAACCTTGGGCAATTTGGTATCTTTGGTCGGGGAGGTATTGCCGGAATTAGCGATGCTGCTGTTACCCCTCTCCCTGGCTCTCAAATTGGCGGCGTAATTATTGATCCGGCTTCTGGTAGCCTAACTGTTGGAACCTTTATGGCTGGTATTGGCTATAAAGACCTCTTTATCCCTGGTTCTACCTTGGCTGTGGCTGCTGGTTCTCCATTCATTAACGGTGGTGGTTCTCAGCAAGTTAACGTTGAAGGCTTCTACCGCTTCCCCGTTAGCGACAACATCAGCATCACCCCAATCATCTCTGCGATCATCAACCCCAACACAAGTGGTGGTGCTGGCTTCAACTCCAACCCTGCCATTGTTCAAGGTGTGGTTCGGACAACCTTCAGCTTCTAG